GCGTCggttgagctcaagggtctaggGACACCTCGGATCTTCTGTCATAGATGTATCAggccatattttgctggggcaAACTTAGAGGCGTGTTGAGTTTCCCATTGTTCTGCTattttgtgtatttgctcaAGGCGCTGGCAGTTAGCCACAGCAGCCCGGCTCCAGACGAGTATGCATATGTCATCAATGTAGCCGGTGACCATAGCTCTCTCAGGGTAAGCCTCGTGTATTTGGTCGATCAAgtctgcattgtagaacaggtagaGAATTGGGGATagaggtgagccttggggtaATGCCTGTGTCTGTGGTAAACTATCCCATTGCGCCTTCCATCAGTAAAATTTCTGTGATGCGGTGGCAGaggaagcttgctatccagttgacagcgCTGATTGGAACCCTTCGTTTCCAGAGGTTATAGATCAAGCATTTATGTGCAGCGTTGTCAAATGCACTGCTAACGTCCAGGGTAAGCAGTGTCACCACCAATGCGCCAGTATGCCAGGATGCATGGACTCGTTCCAGCAGGAGATGAATAGCATGCTCACATGATCGCCCTCCGCGGCCACCAACGTGGGTCTGTGGTAGGAGACTGTAGGCTTCAACCATATAGCTTATGCGGGTTGCGATAACTGCTTCTAATGCTTTTCCAATTGTGTTAAGCAGTGCTATGGGCCTGTATGCCTTTTGGTCTGCATAATCAGCTTTGCCGGGCTTCCGCAATACCACCTCGCACCTTTTAGAGGCACCCACCGAATTAGGGGTGCGATGCAATATCCGAAAATGGAAGTCCTCGCACTGGGGGTGCTCAAAGGGAAAAAAACGGGAGTTGATTATCATGGCCCAGCCAGGCCACCGTATGAAATAATACACACCTCGTTGTGGACGCACACCCATCTTCTGATTAGCTAATACGTATATCTACAGATGTATACAGTCCGGGCTCCTTGGGCAATTTGGAGCCGAACACAGTGAGGAAATAGGTCAGGCAAAGCACTTAGGTCTTTGGAAAATAGCAGCTAAAGAGGGCCCAGGCAGCCCCGGATTCTCAGGACTCTGAACGGAGCCGGGCCCAACTAAACATACACCAtagatgtactctgtacaatagTATCATGTCCCGCCGCTGGAATGATGTATGACATAATCAgacaatcaaccaatcaaccaatcagcaCACTAATAatcacatgctcacattccttggcggcAACGGCAGCGGCGGTAGTATATTCCGTAGGTCTTCTTAccatctctaatgatcatCTTGTTCTCATCTTACTACATCCTATCCCCTGCCAACTCCTTTCCCGATTGACTTGAAATAGTTCTGAATAGAAAACTAACACATGTTGCTTGCCTGTATGTGTAACAAGGCCGTCAGCAACCCCTCTTTGTACAGTATACtttgtcaggcaggtgcatgtctcgcccttattaggcaggtgcaatccttgttttcgtcaggcaggtgcaattCTTGTcctcatcaggcaggtgcacttctaGTCCTTATCTTACAATGGCCgctgccatcaccagctgggtgctcaacccaatccaatctttgacaatgtctcgaccacgTACTCGCAAATTATGGTGCGCTGTCCCTGGCAATCTTAGGCGGCCATTCTCTATAGAGTGTGTTGCAGACCAAGACGATATTGAGACACTCATGAAGAAGATACGGGACCATGCACCAGCACACGCCAAGAAAGATGCATCTGACTATGGCGATCTCATCCTCTACAGCCCTGTTGTGCAACTCAAttatgaagaggagtttgatgtgaaaaatggtgaattcctacatccacgccgaatgatcacgtccaac
This region of Aspergillus chevalieri M1 DNA, chromosome 4, nearly complete sequence genomic DNA includes:
- a CDS encoding crinkler effector domain-containing protein (COG:S;~EggNog:ENOG410PPVP), whose protein sequence is MAAAITSWVLNPIQSLTMSRPRTRKLWCAVPGNLRRPFSIECVADQDDIETLMKKIRDHAPAHAKKDASDYGDLILYSPVVQLNYEEEFDVKNGEFLHPRRMITSNPLFPESKDPNVDIVVVVSGGATPQKRKCLESQNGENIPFLMIFSCL